The sequence below is a genomic window from Flavobacterium sediminilitoris.
AATTACACTTTATGATGTAATGTTGGTAAATACCATTTATTCCTTACTGCTAAAAGGCGTAAAATAATCATAAAAAGAGATGTAATCAAATATAACGCATCATCATTTATATTACATTCTTGCAAAATAAAAAACAGAACACCACCTAACAAACACACTGTAGCATAAATTTCTCTTCTAAAGATAACAGGTATTTCATTACACAAAATATCTCTAATAACACCTCCAAAAGTTGCAGTTATAGTACCTAGCGCTATACAAATGATAGGGTGCAATCCTTTTTCAATCCCTTTTTCTAGTCCTATTAAAGTAAAAATTCCTAATCCAATTGTATCAAACAAAAACATTGAAATTCGCAACCTATCTAATTTCTTCCTAAAAACAACTGCAATAATAAATCCAATAACTATTAAATAAACATATTGTAAATTCTGCATCCAACCCACAGGAGTTCTCCCAATTAAAATATCTCGTAATGTTCCTCCTCCTAATGCTGTTACAAAAGCAATAATAAAAACTCCAAATAAATCTAATTTTTTATTTAAAGCAGTTAATACTCCTGACACAGCAAACACAAAAGTTCCTATAAAATCTAATAATTGAAACATCCTTATTTAATATTTTGTGCAAAAATAAAGTTTAGAGAATAAAAAAATAGTGTTTTTTCAATTCTTTTTTAATATCAAAAATCTGAAATTGAACATTTTAAAACAAATTAGCATATCTCATTAATAAACAGTACCTTTGCACCCAATTTTAAATACATACATGAATAAATTTGAACAATTAGGTCTAAACGAATCGCTTCTGCTCGCGATCAAAGACCTTGGATTTGAAAGTCCATCGGAAGTACAGGAAAAAGCGATTCCCCTATTATTGGAAAAAGACACAGACATTGTAGCGTTAGCTCAAACCGGAACTGGTAAGACTGCAGCGTTTGGGTTTCCACTTATCCAAAAAATTGATGCTGAGAATAGAGATACTCAAGCCTTAATTTTATCGCCTACAAGAGAGTTATGTCTTCAAATTACAAATGAAATTAAGCTTTACTCAAAATACATTAAAGGTTTAAATACCGTTGCCATTTATGGAGGTGCTAGTATTACTGAACAAGCTAATCAAATTAGAAGAGGTGCACAAATTATTGTAGCTACTCCTGGTAGAATGCAAGATATGATTAACCGTAATATGGTTAACATTAAGAACATTAACTATTGCGTGCTAGATGAAGCAGATGAAATGTTAAACATGGGTTTCTATGAAGACATTACTGCTATTTTATCAGACACACCAAAAGACAAAAGTACATGGTTATTCTCGGCTACAATGCCACAAGAAGTTGCACGTATTGCAAAAGACTTCATGAGAAAACCTTTAGAAATTACTGTAGGACATAAAAACTCAGGTAACGAAAACGTTTCTCACGAATTTTATTTAGTAAGTGCTCGTGATCGTTATGCTGCATTAAAGCGTTTAGCTGATGCAAATCCTGATATCTTTTCAGTTGTTTTTTGTAGAACAAAACGTGACACACAAGCAGTTGCTGAAAAATTAATTGAAGATGGTTATAGTGCTGCTGCATTACATGGAGATTTATCTCAATCACAACGTGATGGTGTAATGAAATCATTCCGCGGAAGACAAATCCAAATGCTTGTTGCTACAGATGTTGCTGCTCGTGGAATTGATGTAGATGATATTACTCACGTAATTAACTATCAGCTTCCTGACGAGGTAGAAACATACACACACCGTTCTGGACGTACAGGACGTGCTGGAAAATCAGGAACTTCATTAGTAATTATTACAAAAAGTGAATTACGCAAAATATCAGCTATTGAGCGTATTATTAAAATGAAATTTGAAGAAAAACCAATTCCTTCTGGAATGGAAATTTGTCAAATTCAATTATTCCACTTAGCAAACAGAATCAAAGATGTAGAAGTAGATCATGAAATTGATGCTTACTTACCTGCAATTGAAGAAGTTTTAAAAGATTTACCAAAAGAAGAATTAATCAAAAAAATGGTATCGGTAGAATTTAATCGTTTTATCAACTATTATAAAAAATCAAGAGATTTGTCTTCTGACCCAGGAACAAGAAGAGAAGCAGGTGTTATTCCAACAGATGGTGCCGTTCGTTTCTTTATCAATATTGGTTCAAGAGATAATTTTGACTGGATGTCATTAAAAGATTTCTTAAAAGACACATTAGACCTAGGTAGAGATGATG
It includes:
- a CDS encoding trimeric intracellular cation channel family protein; amino-acid sequence: MFQLLDFIGTFVFAVSGVLTALNKKLDLFGVFIIAFVTALGGGTLRDILIGRTPVGWMQNLQYVYLIVIGFIIAVVFRKKLDRLRISMFLFDTIGLGIFTLIGLEKGIEKGLHPIICIALGTITATFGGVIRDILCNEIPVIFRREIYATVCLLGGVLFFILQECNINDDALYLITSLFMIILRLLAVRNKWYLPTLHHKV
- a CDS encoding DEAD/DEAH box helicase, which produces MNKFEQLGLNESLLLAIKDLGFESPSEVQEKAIPLLLEKDTDIVALAQTGTGKTAAFGFPLIQKIDAENRDTQALILSPTRELCLQITNEIKLYSKYIKGLNTVAIYGGASITEQANQIRRGAQIIVATPGRMQDMINRNMVNIKNINYCVLDEADEMLNMGFYEDITAILSDTPKDKSTWLFSATMPQEVARIAKDFMRKPLEITVGHKNSGNENVSHEFYLVSARDRYAALKRLADANPDIFSVVFCRTKRDTQAVAEKLIEDGYSAAALHGDLSQSQRDGVMKSFRGRQIQMLVATDVAARGIDVDDITHVINYQLPDEVETYTHRSGRTGRAGKSGTSLVIITKSELRKISAIERIIKMKFEEKPIPSGMEICQIQLFHLANRIKDVEVDHEIDAYLPAIEEVLKDLPKEELIKKMVSVEFNRFINYYKKSRDLSSDPGTRREAGVIPTDGAVRFFINIGSRDNFDWMSLKDFLKDTLDLGRDDVFKVDVKEGFSFFNTDASLAPKVMEILNAFNLEGRKINVEISKNDGGSSSRRRDHNGRGGERRSGGSGRSGSGDRRNSGGGDRRSSGGDRKFESRNNDRRGDRSSRNSSEGGSKFFEKAKRSRRSE